A section of the Macadamia integrifolia cultivar HAES 741 chromosome 9, SCU_Mint_v3, whole genome shotgun sequence genome encodes:
- the LOC122088580 gene encoding NDR1/HIN1-like protein 26, which translates to MSQFHTKSPKHCANKNGFNIENLPKRLLYAFSTFLLSVFSLIFLVWLILRPSKPEFYLKEADIYQLDVTAPHLLNSSIQVTMVTMNPNKKVGVYYDQLQVYASYKGQQITLYTSLPPFYQGHEDSNLLTASLVGQGLPVAPSLGYEVGRDQTAGSLVLSLKVNGRLRWKVWTWVSGRYRFNVDCVAIIAFRPYVVFIPPPVSSKQGAQCSTIV; encoded by the coding sequence ATGTCTCAGTTCCACACCAAATCTCCAAAGCACTGCGCCAATAAGAACGGATTCAACATAGAAAACCTACCCAAGAGGCTACTCTACGCCTTCTCCACCTTTCTTCTCTCTGTTTTCTCACTCATCTTCCTTGTCTGGCTCATCCTACGCCCTTCCAAGCCTGAGTTCTACCTCAAAGAAGCCGATATCTACCAATTAGACGTCACAGCACCTCACCTTCTCAACTCTTCCATACAAGTCACTATGGTCACCATGAACCCAAATAAGAAGGTTGGGGTCTACTACGACCAGCTCCAAGTCTACGCCTCCTACAAGGGCCAACAGATTACTCTCTACACTTCTCTTCCTCCATTCTATCAAGGCCATGAAGATAGCAATCTGTTGACAGCTTCCTTGGTAGGACAGGGCCTCCCCGTGGCCCCATCTCTTGGTTACGAAGTGGGTCGGGATCAGACAGCAGGTAGTCTGGTTTTAAGTCTGAAGGTGAACGGAAGGCTCCGATGGAAGGTTTGGACCTGGGTTTCCGGCCGATATCGGTTTAATGTGGATTGTGTTGCCATTATCGCCTTTCGTCCATACGTTGTATTCATACCACCCCCTGTGAGTTCCAAACAAGGCGCTCAATGTTCTACTATTGTTTGA
- the LOC122088634 gene encoding NDR1/HIN1-like protein 1, whose product MTHGKAMFSYATTDLRRLVWTSMAVLLILTGVTTLIVWLVYSPHKPRFTVVGAAIYDLNTTSPPIISTTMQFTIVTRNPNRRVSIYYDRLSAFISYRNQEITLPTELPPLFHERHSTVTLSPILGGGAVPVSMEVENGLVMDEAYGVVGLRLVLLGRLRWKAGPFRSGHYGVYVKCDMLVGLKKGFVGQVPLLGSPGCSVDI is encoded by the coding sequence ATGACCCACGGGAAGGCCATGTTTAGTTACGCGACTACCGACTTACGACGCCTAGTGTGGACGTCCATGGCGGTGCTTCTGATACTAACGGGAGTGACAACTCTGATAGTGTGGTTAGTTTATAGTCCCCACAAGCCTCGATTCACGGTGGTGGGTGCGGCCATCTACGATCTCAACACTACCTCCCCACCTATCATCTCCACCACCATGCAGTTCACCATCGTCACTCGCAACCCAAATCGCCGGGTCTCCATTTACTACGACCGCCTCTCGGCCTTCATCTCCTACCGGAACCAGGAGATCACGCTCCCGACCGAGTTACCGCCACTGTTCCACGAGCGGCACAGCACGGTGACGCTGTCGCCGATATTGGGGGGAGGAGCAGTGCCGGTATCGATGGAAGTGGAGAATGGACTGGTGATGGACGAGGCCTATGGGGTTGTGGGACTGAGGTTGGTGCTTCTGGGGAGGTTAAGGTGGAAGGCTGGGCCCTTCAGGAGTGGTCACTACGGAGTGTATGTGAAATGCGATATGTTGGTGGGTCTGAAGAAGGGCTTTGTTGGTCAGGTGCCTCTGCTTGGATCTCCTGGTTGCAGCGTCGATATATGA
- the LOC122088269 gene encoding protein TRANSPARENT TESTA GLABRA 1-like, with amino-acid sequence MENSTTQESHLRSDNFFTYDSPYPIYAMAFSSSPSPSSEKTHRIAVGSFLEEYNNKVDIVSFDDETLTFRTNPNLSFDHPYPPTKLMFHPLRNSSEILASTGDYLRLWEVRDNSIEPRSVFNNCKTSEFCAPLTSFDWNELEPRRIGTSSIDTTCTIWDIERGVVETQLIAHDKEVYDIAWGEAGVFASVSADGSVRMFDLRDKEHSTIIYESPLPDTPLLRLAWNKQDLRYMATILMDSNKVVILDIRSPTMPVAELERHQASVNAIAWAPQSCRHICSASDDTQALIWELPTVAGPSGIDPILAYSAGSEINQLQWSAAQPDWIAISFASKMQLLKV; translated from the coding sequence ATGGAGAACTCGACCACCCAAGAATCCCATCTCAGGTCGGATAATTTCTTCACGTACGACTCGCCGTACCCAATCTATGCGATggccttctcttcttctccatcccCCTCTTCCGAAAAAACCCACCGTATCGCCGTCGGTAGCTTCTTGGAAGAGTACAACAACAAAGTCGACATCGTCTCCTTCGACGATGAAACCCTAACTTTCAGAACCAATCCCAATCTCTCTTTCGACCATCCTTACCCCCCGACCAAGCTCATGTTCCACCCCCTACGGAACTCTTCCGAGATTCTGGCCTCCACCGGGGATTATCTTCGACTCTGGGAAGTTCGTGACAATTCGATTGAGCCCAGATCTGTTTTCAACAACTGCAAGACCAGCGAGTTCTGCGCCCCGCTTACTTCGTTCGATTGGAACGAATTGGAGCCCCGGAGGATTGGTACTTCGAGCATAGATACAACCTGCACGATTTGGGACATCGAAAGAGGCGTCGTCGAGACGCAACTTATCGCGCACGATAAGGAGGTCTACGACATCGCCTGGGGTGAGGCCGGGGTGTTTGCTTCCGTTTCGGCTGATGGGTCCGTTCGGATGTTTGACTTGAGGGATAAGGAGCACTCCACGATTATCTACGAGAGCCCTCTTCCTGATACGCCGCTGCTTAGATTGGCGTGGAACAAGCAGGACCTGAGGTACATGGCCACCATCTTGATGGATAGCAATAAGGTGGTGATTTTGGATATTCGTTCACCAACCATGCCGGTCGCTGAGTTGGAAAGGCACCAGGCGAGCGTCAATGCCATTGCCTGGGCACCGCAGAGTTGCCGACACATCTGCTCTGCGAGTGATGACACGCAGGCTCTCATTTGGGAGCTGCCCACAGTTGCCGGTCCAAGCGGTATCGATCCCATTCTGGCATATTCCGCGGGGTCCGAGATTAACCAGCTGCAGTGGTCGGCAGCTCAGCCTGATTGGATTGCCATTTCATTCGCCTCCAAAATGCAGTTGCTCAAGGTTTGA